In the genome of Phragmites australis chromosome 9, lpPhrAust1.1, whole genome shotgun sequence, the window CCATGAAACTCAGGGAGGGTAATGAAAATCCTTGAACGAAAGTAGATGATGCTGAAAAAGTTTGCAGAGGAGATCTAAAGGCAAGGTTTTAGCAAAGGGGGGGAAAGAAGAGGCGATGGAGTTTCTCTTGGGAAGTATAAGTAGGCATTGTCTCCAAAATAAAGTCAGAAATTGATTCTGCTTCGGCAAATACTCCCATCTCTACGGCACTTCGGTCGACGAGAAAGACAGGATGATGACGATGTGCGAATCTCTACACACCCTtctgcccgcattaaatgcGCCCATACCCGTCGTTTCAacttttgaaaggttttttttaactctacttggTGTCGGGTGTCGATTAGATgagttctttaaatctttttGGGTCTCGAGTGCGATTAGCCACAGGGCGCTCGACCCGACTAAGCTTCCACTCGATAGTCGGGAAAGTATTCgtccatactcaattctttctACCAAGAGTTTGAACTACTTTACTcaaccaagcttaaacttggtagTACTCTGAGTAGGTGCTTATGGAAATCTCTCCTCCGGAGtggagttagggggctactgtcgaatatatAACTATGGGGTACAtgtgcataaggagtatatcacacATAGACAGGGTATGTATAACACACATTAGGAAGCttcagatatcacggaaccgaatcagcggtacctgatatacccggaatcaaggaagtacatatcaggaaggtttagattgatTACCCAACCTGATATGATCATTATTCAAAACATATTTATGTActtggacatcaaggaagacaactcccaatcgactacggctggataggagttggtacctcacccctaAATAAGATGGAAAGGCTGGggaggaaaaggagagagacaACAACACAAAACATGCGAAGACCCTAGCAAAGAAGATATTCGACGACTTTAGCCTtatgttagattagatccgatctattCTCTGTAATAGTTTTAACCACATTGCTTatacttgagatcatcaatatacggcaacAACAAccacataggacgtagggtattactccaatcggaggctcgAACATGTATACATCGATTATCTTGTCTGGTGATTAATCCTTAAACTCGAAGGTACCAAGTCAATTTATGTACATattatcaggaactaatcttcgacacgCACGTCGTTACGCGCGCAGGCACAAATATGACAGGTATGTACACCCAAGATGAAAATGCTGGGCCCACCACTGGTTAATGAGGGTCTTCTATAGGGTGGAAAATGGGTAGATGAAAAGACATGGTATTGTATTAAAAGTGTCACTTTGCTTTAAGGTAGATGATAAATCCACTAAAAATTAAGTTCCTTATGTTGAATTTTCATCGTGCTCGTACcaaatgaattttttatttcataatttGTCATTAAAGTTGTAGGATATTTGCATACAATTGAATATAGTACGTATTCGAATGTGAATTTGTATTTGAATAATCCGATTCAAATTTGCATTTgagaatatttgaatttgtattcaTATTTGCATTAAAATATGGGTAGCaatgtgaaaaataaattattcaTTGGTATCATATCCGTTTTCACCCTTAAAGATCAACTCTTCTGGTGTCCTCTAGCAACTTGGAATCGTTTCTCACGTCCAATAGCAAAATAGGCCTACAAATTTTAGCACCAAAATCTCTAGCGTGTATATAGATCTCAAACACCCACAAAGTGCACCCCAATTATATgtctataaatttttaaattgaATACACTAGCTATGTAAATTGTGGGTAGTAGGATTTGAATCATGGTAGGAGCAGTCAAAGAAACTCTCAGAAATGAAGTGAAATAACCACTTAAAAGTTAAATAATAGATGGAAACGAAAGCAATCCAGGATGACACAAGTGGGAAAGGCCCTCTTCCTCATTTCAAGACCTACTCAAGAAATGCAGGCCGGGACATGGTAATCAACATATATAGGAGTAGGTCTCAACAAAACACGtagttaataaaataaatatgactTCTTAAAAAACGGAAAAATCTGATGTCCTCCATATCCATGCGTTAACCTCTGCATGCCCAGCTCCCTCGCATGGCTCAGATCATGTTGGCAAGTGCCATGCAGTTGTTGGCCATGTGGCTGAGTTCCGTGTTGAACTTCTCCAAGGGGTTGGGGAGCCCGGCCTGCTGGAACGGCCGGTTGCACGACTCGAAGTCCTGAACGGCGAGCTGCAGCATGATCTTCGTGGTGTTCTTGTCCTTGAACGAGATGGCCCGCTGCGCCGCACCGATGGTATCTAGGGTGTGCTTGTACATGTCGTCGCACAACTTAAGATCCTGCTGCTGTGCTGGCAGGATAGTGCGGGAAGTCTTAATGACGTTATTGCGCGCCTGCTTCGTTCGCTTGGCGAACGCGTCCACCTGCATATTGAGCACGGCCAGGTTGTCGATCACCGTGTACTTAGACGCATGCCGCCCGGCTGTGGACTTGCACACCTCCTGGAATGGGGTGCGCGCGCAGATGGCTTCAACCTGCGGGTGGACGGGGCCGCGGCGTCCCTTCCCCTTCGCCAACGCCTgagggaggaggccggcggACAGCAGCGCCACCGCGGCGAGGAGAACGAGCTGTTGGTGGGCTGGCCCCATGGTTTGTCGTTGGCGGTGGATATCTATATATGGAGCAGGGCAGGACGGCAAGGAGAGGGTGGCGGTGGGTATCTATATATGGAGCAGGGCAGGACGGCAAGGAGAGGGTGGTGAAATGGGCGAGGTGGGAGGGGCTCTTATAGTTGGTTTCTTCGGCCTCGCAAATGCCGGTTGGCCTCTTGCGTTGTAGCTGGTAACGTTCATTGCTTTTTCCTTAGTTATCTAGGTTGGCCATGTTTGTCGGATGTGCTGACAACACAAATTTGTGGAGTTCCTAGAAATAGCTTGACTTGTGTTGATATTGCTAGCCCGATATCGTGTGAGTTTGTAGTCTTATACTTCGTGAGCAAACTACTGGtgcttttgaaaaaaataatgtaATGCAGTCTTGCCGCCTTGTAAAACTGATGAGAATATAATGCATTGCGCACTCGTCGCGCCTTATACATCTCTGATTCACGGTTGTGTTCACCGTAGAAGTTTTGTTTTCGATATTTTGCAAACCATTCATTGTTAAAATCTGGTAATGTAAAATCTGAGTAGTCCATAGAAAACTCGTGATCCAAACAGTTTTGTACCTGAAGCAGCAAATGATTCCGTTTTCTTTGAAAGTAAGCGTCTACACTTGATCTATACGATGAAAAGACAAGTTGGGAGATTTGAAGGATCCCAGCCATCCATCTAGCAGATCAAACTACTGAAATTCATAGTTTTCCCCACCATAAGAAAATATCATACCTTTAAACACATTTAAATTAAGGTAAGAAAATTCTGTTGCCAATTCTTATGTTTGTACACAACTTGCCTATTGTTTTATGATATAAAAAATAGGAATACCTGCAAAGTCGATGAAGTATACCGTgaacaaagaaaaaattatgGAATACCTGTCTATTGTTTTATACATGTTCAGGCTGTGGAGTTGGGTAATAGCACTTCGTGCTGTGTTACCTTGATTATTCTTGGATCAAAGATTACAATGTTCATGTGAATGGGTCTAATCCTAAGAGCTAGGTGTATTTTGGTGTGTTTAAGGCTTAACATCTAATTGACTAGGAGATTGCATTGTCATAGAATCATTGAAAGCAGACGGTATCACAACTACAGAAAATCTCTTCATTGTTGGTTCCAAAACCCCCTTTACTACCAGTTTTAGAGCTGGTAGTGAGCAaagggcagtgatagtcgaggactatcactgccagcttgtTGGACCGGCAgcgaagggggttatcactaccagctataggattcagccgacagtgattcgctggtatcactatcggttgtaTCCTTCGGTCGGCAGTGATTTgctggaatcactgccggctgaaggttTGAGCCGGTAATGTtttccccctccccccctccaCGGacctcctctctgtcctctctatactccctctctctcttcttaatatctccgtctctctctcaatatatgcatacaatgatatatatatttactataaatcaataataaaaacaccatcattaatacatagtaatgaacacatattacaagtcaggcatcgataaacacacaaatattacaagtcaccccctCAAAAGTCAGTTGAGTTGAGCcaatccagtatccctctaTCTCTCCCGTGATGAGGACCGCGTCCCCGCACTGACGATTGATGGCGTGAGTACATCCGGGGATGCCACGGggctgatggtggtggagcggaggacccggcaatgcctgatcgaccgcagcgtcgcCTATTCTCCAGGCTTTccagcgtgtcaaagacatcgaagtttGATGCCTGAACACCTCTAGGTTTTGCGCCTTTGGCCTCCTCTACAGCACACTGACAcccaccctctcatcctcctcctcctgggtgtgTTTACGGGAtactacttcttgctcctccgtagTGCACAACTCgtgggctagcctctcatcctccttctcTTGGGCATGTTTACaagacgctgcttcttgctcctccttcgcatcatcgttggaagccCATTGTGTCCAAGAGTCATCTGAGGATACCAActttgcatcatacatagtaattcttATAACTcattaataaatggaaaaatctacgatttacaaTGAAATAAGTGCTGGTTCTACGATATGTcatccattgtgaggatgaaAAGTGGGACctggcccacatgtcattgaaaCACCGTGGCATATTGTAGAATAGgaaatgtcattcattaatattgtgtcaattgcaGAAATAGAATacattgtcaagccccttggtagccttcgtCCTTGTCGTATACTCTCTGCTAGAAGGTAAcctgtcatctgaaggtctcacAAACGTggacggcacgatcggttcattaAACTTGCCacttgggttgataacatgttccaataagaaTCCGGCCATctattcttgaagggcatgtatttcaatAGGTTGTAAGACacttgtgcatagtttggagtgctgcgtttgaagaatcgaaagaattagtccttgaacatgtgtagaaattgaaaagaaggcatcgatatgttatttcatacctcaaggtcaCTGAACCTAACAGCATCTCTGTCCAGGCTGAATACGTGtagaaagtaagaacataaaatgcgcagagattgttgccaggtggctgcctcatacacttcacgaggaaaggattcgttagtggaatgaattgaccctttttattcagtaggaaatacaagaaatgaatatgtattgtgaaccagaaagtcggtttttacagcttactccttcctgaatggaaagtggataacactcttcaTGCGttatcttgtgtacaccctatatatgaatatgaataccaattaaacctagatgcaatcatcaagaagattaaatgatcgagttagcctatttagcatgtcgatgaggtgttggtaagttgtttgatctctcttttgtatgtccaacacaatgatcttgctcaagtctgggtagATGACAAAGAGAACcaaatgaaaactgcagaatatgtcactatagcaaattagtactagaatcgagttgcccataaaatgagggcGTCCTTGCGCGGAAACAtgtactcatagctgtagggtaagagtatgaatttatTATATTGGTGGTGAaccagacacttcaataagtaggcctcggtgaagtctggattcttcgttacaaatttctggttcacaaggccAGGATCagtgaatcctactttcttatctaagtcttgtttaTATggttggatctccattctatgaaagagagaagttaacTATGCAATTgcaaggtgcaagatcatataacatgaattatatgcataagtcacttatagagtccacgctctgattatagccacatcgagggtgtcttccttgtacagttcatacaagtgcaagaattccaaccagaagaagtcatccctgttgaggaaatattcatttttgtttctcatggggaacgcctgaaaaccctgccTGGACTGTTCCatgtaccattgatgtaatcgacgcatttgagttTTAAGGTTTTTTCtgtatctggtttgaccaaaggtttgcccaactaaaacggccatataacatccaactttgatatatccattcccacagtaagccatgctagttcttctgctattaatctagaagaagccaacAAGTAtgtgttgggggtcgttgttaaggacccctgatGGCCCCTTGTCTTCACCAGCTCGATCTCCCGAAGCCtgggcctcccgaaggctcagcctcccgaagcccggcctcccgaagcccagTCTCCCGAaacctcggtctcccgaagcctcggcctcccgaagccctggccttttgaagccctgcctcccgaagccttcaccttcCGGAGCCATgtctcccgaggcccccgtctccagctgctcgggccgGCTTCCCAGAGGCTACAGgatgagtcatcaggcctcaggaaagatttgctagaaggggagcaccggtcatactttgcctgcaaggaaatgaccagcattaaatgcctaggctggtggacgccgctctgacaccccggtgtaatggaggttatcctgacacccctggcagtgCAGCGTCGAGCCGCAGTTGGTGGCCGGCTCACCCCACAGGGTGCAGGCACCGTGATGGTTACTATGGTAAATATTTATCTCCCgtgtagggtagaaagtagttaccTGGGATAAGTTCCAGTAATTTGGTCAAATCCCAGATAtctgtacattatgataacttgtacgccaagctacgcgtgaccctataaatagaagcCCCGGTCGCCTGGGCAAGGGAcggcagaaagacacagaggtgaaaaaacaccgagtcacgctgtgatactccccttagatcgatccattttttctaccatcaatacatttgtcgTGTtacttcctcttaaactttgtctccaagcttgagtctcctccttagaagaaactcaagccttacttgctggggcaagatgaactcttgctccaatagtccacaatgcttggagcatccttaatgattgggcttggtttgctcttggcttgcatcttgctgatgcgttcatagtcagtcggtggcttacttgaagctgaCCCCATCAGTTTAGCTTTGccattttcataaaaaattcaaggaaccttcaggcacaacaggttttggtggaggtggtggaggatggaaatgagacgtgacactggtGTCCACAACCTTtttttcctcagcagtgagtgaatagacatccttgagttttgccaacttcttagatgccaccgacttcttagatgttgtcgtatgcttagatgctgcagaacctgatcttgtttctcgagatgatggctggcttcttggtGGTGTTAGCTTCTTaagcgatggacttcttcgaggcgatggttgaggaggtggacttctgttgggagatggctgaggagagggagatcttcgaggcgacGCTGGAtcggggtgtagtggagagtagagagtctCGGGGGCtttccctggtggaaacactatgtagaccttctcccacgcgatgaatgtgtactcgttctctcctatagtgttcgccccctcctctacggggtagtccacctcaacatggcggtatTGGTCAACTGTCTCATCTACTTCAATCGCGGCGTAGGCCTCCGGTATCGGATGTCCTTGCAAATGTTCATTGAAGCTGTGGGGATAAGCCAcgtcggaagccaccttgatggtaatgttcctagcaccaatgtgtagttcacacggtgtccatgCTATGATGAGGTCCATGGGATAAGTGCTGGGGTCTGCTCCTGAAACTCCCATGGATGcatagctactccgacgaccaccggggCAGGAGTGCGCAAACTTAGGAGACGTTGCCAGCTATTCTTGTTCGCTCACAGTGGTGCCTtgttcacgcatgagggcttgtgctattttttttcttatatatgttccctctccttttttagcgcttgttcaagcatttccatcatcctagcttgttctgcctctcattctgcatctcgctctacttgggatctcttttggctcttgtaactgtcgacttTGCCTGGGAATccaaatttccaacccatcaccctaatgcctcgtgtgcgaccaccgtgctcgttgtttcccagggccaaagTGAGCACATCCCTATACCTGTCttgcttgaaagagccttgtgcagactgctcgtgggcttccgcaagcttttttgctagtgtttgcgtcacttcctggtctttggaggtcgtaaagcatacACTTCCATCAGACAaataagaagcacccctcccaagaaggaagtgcgtCGATCGATCCctccagccctccgtctcaagcgtgcaactctctctctcacagttGATCTAGCTCTCGTTGCCACTGccattctttcctcatgtacccatgGCTgctgactttgtgggggtagaggttatTCTTTGAATTCGCTTTGTTCACTGCACTCAACCTTTGTGCTTCTTTCGAtgacttgtactccgcaaaggcttgccaatgatcttccagttgcggccacTTGCAGAAATCtagcgttgtacctttctgcacatatgttctaTTCGGTGCGCCCTTcaagttcttaaatgaaaggcccatgatcattagtgtCTTACACTTAACTTCTTCCATATCtgtcccttcagggaagtcaaacttctccaATATTTTGGGTCACAAGTTGtaattcttgattgaatcaggaaccacgtgcggatcaccttgtttgccagtccacaatctgtagctcaTGGGCACGTGATTCgtaacagcaatcccacagactgacttgtatggccccataactctctcaggtgcagttggctcccctgctagAGAGAGctctgtgatcacaaatcgcctagtaggcatcttcgagggaccttgGACACAATGCCGTGCATGGGATTGCTTATTGTcatgaccctccggagcatcaagcatatgCGCATATGCGAAAAAACAATttggaacctatacgataatatgtagaagagatgcatttatctacttatgaattaccacATTGACTCCATAGGCGTctatttgttccaggttgaggtagtggctcgggctaccttcttcaatgtttgacgacggcactacatctccttctggcacctgggcCAGAtcagtggttggtggtgccattcctttctggaagttctgcatacgatgacgacgagtggttgagtagtatacatatagagagctgagaaaggagggaggtagagataaagccaacgagggagggagagaggctatcAAAATAGTGAGATAACTATGAAGGAGTCGATAAATAttatgcatacacatacaatattataATTGAGTACGTTtgaaccacatttaacaaaaaaagtcacatctaatGTAGAAAAATAGGCATAAGggtactgacaattgacacattgatcttacaagtcacatcatcttacatagcaaaataatgatgattacaaccagaactaggattatgaatccattaacttgtgcgtggcattgctcctaactggagaacactccactttgccgaccacgatgaacaacataccatgtcatagcagtccaaaatttcagagaatattcaaaaatgatatacttcaaacaaccctaacaccaaagaatgCTCCTgcaaaaaaactattaggctcaatggctctagcaaatggccttattaggacttcagtattgattacatgttcagagagaaaTCATTCTTtgcaagtcagcatttatgtgtcACTCCTACtcgttcagagagcagcttctctcaagatgagctggatgccctatctgaggttggccTAAACAGTTTTATTTTAGGCTAAAAGAAAACTATttaggtcaacctcagataccTAGCAACatttatggagataattatcttctttcatcatttgctcatCTAACAATATCGATTTACATTGCCATCTAACAGTAGGATCATAATCGCCCTTATACATGGCCTAATGTTCTCAATTAACAATATCAATTTACGTTGCCATATGATTGATTCTATTAAACATatgaactctctttacaactaaaCAAACCAATGTCTTTGTCCAGCTGGCAATATCACAACATCTACAACATATCATTTCATAGCACATTAAcaaatttgaaaataagaaagatgattcagttaccccaacaatcaccactggaaccccctctcctctcctcctctaatccaacattccAAGCAAACTTGGTCCTCATGATTGACCAGTTACCCTAACAATCATCTAATCCAACATTCCTCTAATCCACCCTACAATCCAACATTCCTCTAATTGTTACTTGCAAGACGGCAAGGTCTGGGTGGCGAGGTGCGCGGGCTGGGcgtcgaggaggatgggaatggCGGCGAGCACGAGGATGGCGATGGtgatggggaggaggacgatAGCATCGAGGAGGGCATGAACAACGGGCATGGGCTTGTGGACCTTTAGCGGTGTGGGTTCCTCGACGTCGGGAGGCATTTCGGCGAACGGCACAGGGAAGGGAaaattttttctaagtgtcaaagggcaaagcgtcgagctattttataggggaggactttcactgccggctcaatatgaccaccagcagtgaaatggtacctttACCGCTGGCTCACTAGGACAACCGGcatgaaactactttcattgcCGGCTCAATAAGTGCACCGGCTGTGAATGTAGTTTCACTGCTGGCCCAATATGTCCCCCGtaagtgaaacccctttcactgctagTAAcac includes:
- the LOC133928469 gene encoding uncharacterized protein LOC133928469, which produces MGPAHQQLVLLAAVALLSAGLLPQALAKGKGRRGPVHPQVEAICARTPFQEVCKSTAGRHASKYTVIDNLAVLNMQVDAFAKRTKQARNNVIKTSRTILPAQQQDLKLCDDMYKHTLDTIGAAQRAISFKDKNTTKIMLQLAVQDFESCNRPFQQAGLPNPLEKFNTELSHMANNCMALANMI